Genomic window (Sphingomonas japonica):
TCGACGCCCCGCCTGCGCGCAGCAAGGCGATCGCCAGCGCGCTGACCCCGGCCGAATTCACCGCAGGCTGGACCGCGCTGCCCGCTGCCGAGCGCCGATTGAGCGGCGTGCGCAGCTTAGAGGCGGCGACCCCGGCGGAGGAAGCGCAGGCGATCGCCATCGCGCTGCGCGAAACGCTGGGGACGTCAGGCAAGACCGCGGCGTTGGTGACGCCCGACCGGATGCTGGCGCGGCGCGTCGCGGCACATTGCGCGCGCTGGGGCATCGCCATCGACGACAGCGCCGGGCAGCCTTTGTCGGAGTCGCTTCCGGGAACATTGCTGCTGGCGATCGCCGATGCCGGGGCACAGGCGTTTGCGCCGGTGCCGCTGCTGACGCTGCTCAAGCATCCACTCGTGCGAATGGGGGACGGACGGGGCACGTGGCTCGATGGTGTACGCCTGCTCGACCGCGCGCTACGCGGGCCGCGCCCTGCGGCTGGTCTTGACGGGATCGACGCGTATCTTGCCGACCAGTCGGGCCGCGACGGCGGCATCCGACGTGCGGCGCAGCATCGCTGGAAGGAAATGCGCGACCTGCTCGCGTCGATTGAAGCGACGTTCGCGCGCAGTTTGCGACTTACCGAATTGATCGGATGCGTCCGAGAAGCGGCGACGACACTCACTGGCGACGCGTCCTGGGCCCGTAGCGAGGGCCGCGCAGCAGCCGAACTGCTCGCCGGGATCGAGGAGCGAGCCGGCGAGGCGCCGGCGCAGGTCGATCCGGCCAGCATAGGGCCGATGCTGCGCACGCTGATGGACGAGATCGCGGTCAGGCCGCCGCAGGGCGGGCATCCGCGGTTGGCGATCTATGGTCTGCTCGAGGCGCGGCTGCAGACCGCCGACCTGATGATCCTGGGCGGCTTGAACGAAGGCGTGTGGCCCGGGCTGCCCGCGCCTGACCCGTGGCTGGCACCGCGCATCCGGTCCGAACTCGGGCTTCCGGGGCTCGAGCGCCGGATCGGACTGTCGGCGCATGATCTGGCCGGGGCGCTCGGCGCGCGCGAAGTGCTGCTGACGCGGGCACGGCGCGATGCCAGCGCTCCGACCATCGCGTCGCGATTCTGGTTGCGGCTCGAGGCGCTCGCATCGGGACTCGATCGCGCCGAAGCGCTGGGGGATTGGGCGCACGCGATCGACGACCCCGGCAGCTATGCCCCCGCCGCGCGCCCCGCTCCGGAGCCGCCGTCCGAGCTACGGCCCAAGCGGATTTCGGTTACCCAGGTCGACCGCCTGAAAGCCGACCCCTACGCATTTTATGCGCAGCGCGTGCTGGGGCTGGCGGCGCTCGATGCGATCGATGCCGATCCCAGCGCGGCATGGCGCGGGACCGCTGTTCATGGCGTGCTCCAAATCTGGGCGCAGGAAGATGGTTGCGATCCGACCAAGCTGCGTCCGCGGGCCGAGGCGATGCTCGCCGATGCGCGCACCCATCCGCTGATCCGCGCGCTGTGGCGCCCGCGGCTGATCGCCGCGATCGACTGGATCGCGGAGGAACTGGCGGACAGGGTCGCCGAGGGACGCGCGGTGCTGGGCGCCGAACGCGCTGGCGCGATCGAGATTGCGGGGGTGACACTGTCGGGTACGTTCGACCGGATCGATAGTCTAGCCGATGGCGGACTGGCGATCATCGACTACAAGACCGGCAAGGCGCCGAGCCCCGCGGCGGTCAGCGCGGGTTATTCGATGCAGCTGGGGCTGCTCGGGCTAATCGCCGAGCGTGGTGGGTTCGAGGGGATAGCGGGCACTGCACGCGCGTTCGAATATTGGTCGCTCGCCAAATACCAGGATCGCTTCGGTCACGTCACCACCCCGGTCGATCCGGCCGGAGCGCGCGGCAAGATGCTGCCCGAGGCCTTCGTGCCTCGCGCTGCCGAAGTGTTCGCCGAAGCCGCGGGTGACTGGCTGACCGGGACCGCGCCCTTCACCGCCAAACTCCATCCCGAATATGCGCCCTATGCCGAATACGACCAGCTGATGCGGCGCGACGAATGGTATGGCCGTGAGCGTTAGGCCGCTCGAGATCCTCAAGGGCGACCAGCGCCGGGCCAGCGATCCGGCGCGGCACGTCTGGCTGTCGGCGTCGGCGGGCACCGGCAAGACGCATGTGCTGACTGCGCGGGTTTTCCGCCTGCTGTTGCGGGGCACCGATCCCGGAGCGATCCTGGCGCTGACCTTCACCAAGGCGGGCGCGGCCGAAATGGCGGAACGGATCAATGCCCGGCTCGCCTTGTGGGTGCGCATGTCGGACATGGCGCTGCACGCCGATCTTGCCGCGCTGGGCGAGCGGGTGACGCCGGCGCTCAAGACGACCGCGCGGACACTGTTCGCACGCGTGCTCGATGCGCCGGGCGGGGGCCTGCGCATCCAGACGATCCACAGCTTCTGCCAGACGCTGCTCGCCGGCTTTCCGGTCGAGGCGGGTCTGGTGCCCGGCTTTCGTCCGATCGAGACGCGCGAGGAGCACGTGCTGCAACGGACCGCGCTGTCCGAACTGCTCGAGGACGAGGCGGCGGCGGGGCGTGCCGGACTGATCGAGGCGATCGGCGCGTTGTCGCGGCGATTGGGCGAGGGAGCGGCCGAGGCGTTCCTGGTTGAATGCGCGCGCAGACCCGATGCGATGGCTGCGCTGCCGAGCGGCATCAGCCCTTATCTGCGCCGCGCCCTCGACTTGCCGATCGGCGACATCGGCACGGAACTCGAACGGTCCTGCAGCGATGCCGAGTTCGAAAACGCCGCGCTGGAAGCGGTGATGGTGGCTAATCGCAGCTGGGGGACGGCAACCGGGCAGAAAGCGGCAGCAGTCGCCGAGCGCTGGTTCGCGGCACGTCCGCACGAGCGTGTCGCGATGCTCGCCGACATCGCTTCGCTGGTTCGCACGGCCAAGGGCGATCCGAAGAAGTCCTCGGCCAAGCTCATTGCCGTCGATCCCGACTACGACCTCCACGCCGCAGTGCTCGGCGACCGCTGCGGCGCGTTGCTGGCGATGCAGGCACGCGCCAACTATGCCGACTGCCTGGCCGGAGCGCTGGACGCGGGGCGGGCATATGCCAGCGTCTACGTCCGCGCCAAGCGCCGCACCGGGGCGGTCGACTTCGACGATCTGATCCGCGCCACGGTCGCGTTGCTGGCGCAGCCCGGCATGGGCGACTGGGTGCGCTACAAGCTCGACCAAGCGACCGAGCATGTCCTGATCGACGAAGCGCAGGACACCAACCTTGCGCAGTGGCGGATCGTCCGCGCCATTGCCGACGAGTTCTTCACCGGGCGCGGTGCCGCCGACGATGCTGTGCGCACTCTGTTCTCGGTCGGCGACTACAAGCAGGCGATCTTCGGCTTCCAAGGCACCAGCCCGCTCTATTTCCAGTGGGCGCATCGCAGCTTCTCGGAGCTTGCCGACATCGTGCCCGACGACCGTTTCGAGCGCGTGACGCCGTTCGAGACGCTGTCGCTGACGCAGAGCTTTCGCTCGACGCTGCCGATCCTCGAATTCGTCGATGCGGCGGTCGCGGGGCTGCCTGAGCCCGGCATGGGCGAGATGAGCGCGGCCGAGCGTCATCGCAGCGAAGTTCCCGGGCCCGGCACCGTGACCCTGTGGCCCCCGGTGGTGGCGGGCGGTAGCGACGAGGACGAGGAAGGCTGGATCGACGATGCGACGCGCGCGCTGGCCGATCGCACCGCTGCCACGATCGCGCAGTGGCTGCGCGAGGGGCGAATGCTCGGCAGGCTCGGCCGCGCGGTCCGACCCGAGGACGTGATGATCCTGGTCAAGCGCCGCGGCGAGCTGGCATCGCTGTTGGTCGCGCGGCTGTACGCTGAAGGCGTGCCGGTGGCGGGCGTCGATCGGTTGCGGCTCAACGCGCCGCTGGCGGTGCAGGACCTGCTCGCCGCGGTGCGTTTCGCGCTCCAGCCGCACGACGATCTCAGCCTGGCCAGCCTGTTGGTCTCGCCGCTGATCGGGTGGAGCCAGGATGCGCTGATGGCGGCGGCGCCGCGCGGCCGGGTCAGCCTTTGGAGCCATTTGCGCGATACCCAGCCCGATGCGGCGCTGGCGCCGTTGCGGCTGATCCTGGCGCGCGCCGACATCGCCACGCCGTATCGCTTTTTCGAGGAACTGCTGTCCGGCGAGCTCGACGGGCGGCGCAAGCTGCTGCTGCGACTGGGCGAGGAAGCGCGGGATCCGATCGAGGAACTGCTGTCGGCAGCGCTCAATTTCGAGAGCGTGGCGACGCCGTCGCTGCAGCGCTTTCTCGACTGGTTCGATCGCGGCGAGGTCGAGATCAAGCGCGATCCGTCCGCCGCCGGTGCGGCAGTGCGGGTGATGACCGCGCACGGTGCCAAGGGGTTGCAGGCGCCGGTGGTTATCCTGGCCGATGCGACGGTCGACCCGGCACAGGCGCGGCGCGACATCATCCAGTGGAGTCCCGATGGGGAACCGGGAGCCGGGTTCCCGGTGTTCCGCCCGCGCAGCAGCGAGCGCGGCAGCGCGCTCGACGAGGCGATCGCAGCGGCCGACCAGCGCGAACTGGAGGAGCATTGGCGGCTGTTCTACGTCGCGGCGACGCGTGCCGAGGAGGAACTAGTGATCGCCGGGGCATTGGGGCCGAAAGCGAACGGGGTGCCGCCCGCGCTGAGCTGGTATGCCGCGGCGGCGGCGGCGTTCGATGCGCTGGGTGTGTTGCCCAGCGACGAGGAGCGGCGGTTCGAAGGGACGGAGCCTGGAAGCACGGGGGCCCGCAGCGGGGGAGCGCGTGATGTGCCCGCCCCGCCGACTC
Coding sequences:
- the addB gene encoding double-strand break repair protein AddB encodes the protein MAERHALRLYSIPPHRAFADALAIGLLRRFGSDPIAMARGLVLVPNNRAKRAITDAFVRASGTGLLLPRLVAIGDPELDEASGALFDPVDGAEQVPPAVDPLQRRLILARLVSEERARTGEPIDAGEAVRLAGDLARTLDQLLVEEMPPSRLGEIEIAQELSEHWQRSLALFEVILDRWPRELKRLGRIDLAERRTRLIDRTAQAWTASPPAGFVCAAGITTSAPAIARMLRSIAAMPQGMVVLPGLAIDMSDAEWDSLGPHPVDPVTGRRRRGHETHPQFALKVLIERMGVSRGEFDPWRVASELDAPPARSKAIASALTPAEFTAGWTALPAAERRLSGVRSLEAATPAEEAQAIAIALRETLGTSGKTAALVTPDRMLARRVAAHCARWGIAIDDSAGQPLSESLPGTLLLAIADAGAQAFAPVPLLTLLKHPLVRMGDGRGTWLDGVRLLDRALRGPRPAAGLDGIDAYLADQSGRDGGIRRAAQHRWKEMRDLLASIEATFARSLRLTELIGCVREAATTLTGDASWARSEGRAAAELLAGIEERAGEAPAQVDPASIGPMLRTLMDEIAVRPPQGGHPRLAIYGLLEARLQTADLMILGGLNEGVWPGLPAPDPWLAPRIRSELGLPGLERRIGLSAHDLAGALGAREVLLTRARRDASAPTIASRFWLRLEALASGLDRAEALGDWAHAIDDPGSYAPAARPAPEPPSELRPKRISVTQVDRLKADPYAFYAQRVLGLAALDAIDADPSAAWRGTAVHGVLQIWAQEDGCDPTKLRPRAEAMLADARTHPLIRALWRPRLIAAIDWIAEELADRVAEGRAVLGAERAGAIEIAGVTLSGTFDRIDSLADGGLAIIDYKTGKAPSPAAVSAGYSMQLGLLGLIAERGGFEGIAGTARAFEYWSLAKYQDRFGHVTTPVDPAGARGKMLPEAFVPRAAEVFAEAAGDWLTGTAPFTAKLHPEYAPYAEYDQLMRRDEWYGRER
- the addA gene encoding double-strand break repair helicase AddA, with the translated sequence MAVSVRPLEILKGDQRRASDPARHVWLSASAGTGKTHVLTARVFRLLLRGTDPGAILALTFTKAGAAEMAERINARLALWVRMSDMALHADLAALGERVTPALKTTARTLFARVLDAPGGGLRIQTIHSFCQTLLAGFPVEAGLVPGFRPIETREEHVLQRTALSELLEDEAAAGRAGLIEAIGALSRRLGEGAAEAFLVECARRPDAMAALPSGISPYLRRALDLPIGDIGTELERSCSDAEFENAALEAVMVANRSWGTATGQKAAAVAERWFAARPHERVAMLADIASLVRTAKGDPKKSSAKLIAVDPDYDLHAAVLGDRCGALLAMQARANYADCLAGALDAGRAYASVYVRAKRRTGAVDFDDLIRATVALLAQPGMGDWVRYKLDQATEHVLIDEAQDTNLAQWRIVRAIADEFFTGRGAADDAVRTLFSVGDYKQAIFGFQGTSPLYFQWAHRSFSELADIVPDDRFERVTPFETLSLTQSFRSTLPILEFVDAAVAGLPEPGMGEMSAAERHRSEVPGPGTVTLWPPVVAGGSDEDEEGWIDDATRALADRTAATIAQWLREGRMLGRLGRAVRPEDVMILVKRRGELASLLVARLYAEGVPVAGVDRLRLNAPLAVQDLLAAVRFALQPHDDLSLASLLVSPLIGWSQDALMAAAPRGRVSLWSHLRDTQPDAALAPLRLILARADIATPYRFFEELLSGELDGRRKLLLRLGEEARDPIEELLSAALNFESVATPSLQRFLDWFDRGEVEIKRDPSAAGAAVRVMTAHGAKGLQAPVVILADATVDPAQARRDIIQWSPDGEPGAGFPVFRPRSSERGSALDEAIAAADQRELEEHWRLFYVAATRAEEELVIAGALGPKANGVPPALSWYAAAAAAFDALGVLPSDEERRFEGTEPGSTGARSGGARDVPAPPTPAPDWLRRAAPVEARPPRPLAPSAIGDDAVADPPPSPQLRAAAERGRLLHALFERLPGVAPERRAAAAERWLAAAGGVAEPERREEIAAAALAVLGDPRFAALFGPEALAEAPIAAVVGGEVIAGTVDRLLVSDTQVTVIDFKTGRRAPGSLAAIPDYHLAQMGAYAAALEAIFPGREVRAALLYTAAPVLYELPAALLAAHKPGFAAGEQSLTSDA